In the genome of Thermodesulfobacteriota bacterium, the window GGGACAAATATTTTATCTAAAACCCGAGACTTTCGATAGCTCTTCTTACTTTGAAGAGGCGGAAGCTTTATCTTGTTTTTAGGCTCATGTTCGTATGGAATATGCTCTAAAATATGACTAATACAGTTTAGCCTCGCTCTCTTTTTATCGTTTGCGTCGACTACATACCAGGGGGAGAGTTTTGTGTCGGTAAATTTGAACATATCATCTTTCGCCGCTGAATAATCGTACCACTTGCTACGTGCGCTCATATCCATCGGGCTTATCTTCCAGCGTTTCATCGGGTTTTCTATCCTCTCCGTAAACCTCTCTTCCTGCTCCTGTGGTGTTATATCAAGCCAGTACTTAAAAAGCATCATTCCTGATCTTATAAGAGCCTCTTCAAACCCGGGGCATATTCTTAAAAATTCGTTGTACTGCTGTTTGGAGCAAAAGCCCATAACGCGCTCAACACCGGCTCTGTTGTACCAGCTTCGGTCAAACAGCACTATCTCACCAGCAGCGGGAAGATGGGGAACATAGCGCTGGAGGTACCACTGGGTTTTTTCTTTCTCGGTAGGCACGCCGAGTGCCACGACACGGCAAACTCTGTGGTTTAGAGGCGCCGTTATACGCTTTATCATGCCGCCTTTCCCGGCAGCGTCTCTGCCTTCAAATATTATCGCAATTTTCTTCTCCTCCCTTACTACCCACTCCTGAAGTTTTACGAGTTCTATCTGGAGTCTCTCAAGCTCTTTCTCATAGTACTTATTGTCAATCTTGTCTTTGTTTTTTTTATCCTCTTTCTTTTTTCCCATTTTCGGCCTCCGCTGTGAAAAGTGTAGCTTTGATTATAATAACTACTACTACATATAAATACAGAATACAATTGTGTACAATTATTCTCATATAAACCAACTTCGGAGAGCTCATAATGGCAAGTCAGGAAGCAGCTGCACTTTTGGATAAACACATAAAAGAAAACACTGCTAACGGTAATATGCACCCCAGCGAAAATTGGTATGAAAAAGACTATAGAGAGGCTGAGGATCTGGTATGGACCTTTACTGATTTAAACTGGCATAGCCTAAAAAAGATATTTGAAGAGCGCTCACATGTGTGGCAAGAGGCCTGTGTATTCATTTTGGGAGAGTCAGGATCAAAGGGATCTGTAAAAATGCTAACCGATATATTTGTTAACGGTGGTGATAAAATAGCTTGTTATGTTGCCATTTTCTTATCTGACCAAGATTTCTCGGAATTTACAGAAGATGAAATATCCAATATTTCCAGTAGGTTAATTGAGCTTGTCGAGAATGATAAATACAAAAAATATGGAGCTCATTACCAGGTAAGCCTAGATAAAATTTCGGATAAATTGAGCAAGTAAAACAATAACTACATATATTATATATGTACTTGTTTTTTGATATAGTTAATATATTATCATTACGTACGTTTGTTTGAAATTGGGTATTGTATTCAAGGTCAATATTCGTAAAATAATAAATGGTGGCAGGTTTAATATTATTTTTCTAGAATCGGGAATAAATTGTCATTTATGACTGTTTATATCTATAGAGAGGGAAATTGCATTTTTAATTTCTGATTCAAATAACACAAAAATATATGCTGCTAAAAAGTACGAGCATTAATTTATTTTGACTACCTAATCCAACATCCCTATCCCGGGTCCGTTCCCTCCACCTACCGCCATCTTGGATTCAGGGATAGGATGTTGGGATTTTTAATCTATAGCATCCCAATACTCCTAATTAAGCCTCCAAATCAATAATTTTATAAAATTTTGAAATTTTCGGGAATATTCTTATTAGATCTATTGTTATATATGTATAAGGAAGGATGAATTCAATTCTGAAAAAAATTCCTTGGCCGCATAAAAAGCAATGGGACGGGCAACCCCTTTTTTTTCGCGGCATAATAATTATGCTGCTTAAGCCAGAGTGCTTAAGCAGCATTTTTTTTTGCCAAATTATATCCACTCCAGGTATTTTGACTTAACTCTCTTGCTTTTCCAACAGTTATGATATTCTTATCGCCGCACTACAATCTCAGTTATATATAGGAGAATGCAATGAAATATCTAGTCACAGCAAACGAAAGTGGGGGTTTCTATTCTTCTGACGAAGTTGCGCAAATATTAGAGCAAATGGTCATTCCGGCGTTTGATGAGCTAGAAGAGCTTGAGAGTGACGGTGCACTTGTTGGCGGAGTGCCTGTTGGGGAGAGGGCTTTTGTCTTTATTGTTGAAGCAGAGTCGCATGACGATGTTGACCGTACGCTTAGATCCCTTCCCTTATGGGGAGTGATGGACTGGGAAGTTACCCCGCTTCAGGATTTTGAGTCCAGAGCTTCTCATGAAAGAGAGATATTAAAAGAATTAAATAAGAGAAGCTAGTATACTCGCCTACTAAACAATCATAATAATAGTGTTAATATTTATTTTAATAGACCTTCTTGCGCCTTCTTATAATTACTGAACTAGCTATTATTCCTATCGCTATAGATATTGAAATAAGACCCCATTGAGAAATAGTTGGTATCTCACTTGTTATCATTGGTTCACCAACAATTTGTATTGGGAACGGGGGGTTAACTGATACAAAATTACCCATATCTAAGCCTTCAAAGCGAATTTGATAATTCCCAGCGGGTATTTGTGAAGGGCTAAAGTCAACTAAGTTAGGGTCAGATGTTTGTGTAGATAGAGAGAATTTTTCCCACTCCTGGTCACCCGAGGGATTTTCGCTTGTATACCTCTGTCCGTCAGGGAAAATAATGCTGTATGTTACAGCCGGAGATCTAAGAAATAATAGATTAAAACCGTCAGAACCAGCAGGATTTAAATCATCAAAAGGATTGGGTGGGTTCACTCCCTCTGCTACTACGTCAGAATCTGGCGGAGCAAAATCGGGAATAACGTTTGGCGTATTCAGATCATCTGTATCAGTTCCGGTTCCGTCAAAGCTACCCCTGTCAGTATCACCATCCCAAAATTCTAGTTCTAGAGCTGGATCACGCAATTGAAAATTAAAAGTAAAAGTTCCGTCATATGTCGCACCAACCAGATCATCAGGGCCAATTCCGTCAGCAAAATTAATATTAGGATAAATAATTGGCAGATCAAACACCCCAGTTGCGTTGGCGATAAAAGTGAAAATTTCTTCAATAACTAACTGTCCTTGTGATGTTCTTACCTTAAAAGAATTAGAGGACGAAACTCCGTTAGTTAGAATAATGGAAAAAGTGTATACATAATTGCCACTGTCATCGATCGCACCCGGGTCGTTAAAAATATCGAAATCAACCCAGTCATTATCTAACAAGTCAGTATCCTGTGTTTGAAAAATTATTGGTCCATTGTTGTCTCTATCAGGATCAGACTTTAATACATAGAGGTAGGTTCCCGGTGTAATAGGGCTCCCGTTATCCCAGTGAAACTCTCCGTTTGCGCCATTTAGGTGGTCGCCGTCAAATATTCCAAGTCTAAAACTCTCAACTTCTACAGGTACAACTAGTCTTATATTCAGCACACTAGGCGTTAAAGTGCTAAAACCCACTCCTTCCGTAATATTGAGAAATCTTCCGTCATCACTTCTGCAAGTTGGAAAACAAGACTGAGAGTATGAATTGGGTGCATTAATTGCAAGTAAAACTAATGCAATAACTATAGCTATAAATTTCATTCTATATAGTGAAAACATCATCGAAATCCCCCTCTATTATTGATAAATTAAGGAAAAATAAGTAAGGTCTTTTTGTATTTAGAATTATGCATATATTTGCAATAATGTCAAAATAACAAATTTGTTATATCCTGAATAATTTTCATATTGTATATAAGTAATTATTTCCGGTGTTTTGGGTCAATAGGTTTTTTTCTCCGAAGTCATCCAAAATTAATCCAACGTCCGTACTATATATTGGTGAGGGAACACCAACGCGGTATCCTTCACTGCAACTGCAGACTGCCCATCAGTTCTCGATCGCAGTGAGGGATCCGCATTTTTTAGTTTTTATGCAATCTTGATTCCAAAAATTATATAAGAAAGTAAATGCAAGGGTTAAGGTTATTAGGAATTACTCTGAGGTTTGCTTTTTTCTATGAACGTAAGCCAATTTGGTGGGAGCTCGCTCTCATTGAGCATAGCGTCGTGATCACAATGGTCACATGCCCCGCACTCCACACAATCATCAAGCCCGATAGGACATTCTATGCAGTGCTCGTCTTTCTTAGACTCTAATTTCTTATCTGTCTCGCTCATTTTATTAAATTAAATCCCGCTTATTTTCTCTATAAGAGATTTGCGCTCCTCAATGTCATACTTGCGCATAATCTCCATTCTTGTAGCCTCAGGAGATCCGCCCCCGGATATGCTTATTGCTGAGTACCAGCCGCCCTGATAAGACGCTGTGATGTCCTCAAGAAGTTTTGCAACAGAAATGCGGTAATCCGTAGGTATATCCTCTCGGCCCTGAAGATATTCATTAAGCCTCTCGCCGATATTAGGAATTTCCATGTCCTCAGGGTAGGGTGAGGCAACTAGTATCCCGCCGGTTGTATCATGTACTATTCTGAACATATCATACACATGGGTGCCCTGAAGAAGCTTTCCTATGTTTGCATACACTGGCTCAGGTTTGAAATTTCCTGCGGTGGTTTCGTTACCAAAAATAGCTGATGTTACTCCGCATGCGTAAAACGACTCCACAAACTTTATCAGATCGGCAACCTTATCCCTCACGTGCCCTGTTTTTTGTAGATCAAGCCCGTTTGCTTCAGCCATAGATGCTGTGGCTCCAATCAGCATATCGCCAAGCCCAGCTCTAGCGCCGATGCAGCTTACTCTATGATGCGTTGCAAATGATTCTGTTAGTGAGCCTGCAAAATCCCATTCTCCAGCAAGAAAAACTCTGTCCCATGGAACAAATAC includes:
- a CDS encoding muconolactone Delta-isomerase family protein encodes the protein MKYLVTANESGGFYSSDEVAQILEQMVIPAFDELEELESDGALVGGVPVGERAFVFIVEAESHDDVDRTLRSLPLWGVMDWEVTPLQDFESRASHEREILKELNKRS
- the ppk2 gene encoding polyphosphate kinase 2, with translation MGKKKEDKKNKDKIDNKYYEKELERLQIELVKLQEWVVREEKKIAIIFEGRDAAGKGGMIKRITAPLNHRVCRVVALGVPTEKEKTQWYLQRYVPHLPAAGEIVLFDRSWYNRAGVERVMGFCSKQQYNEFLRICPGFEEALIRSGMMLFKYWLDITPQEQEERFTERIENPMKRWKISPMDMSARSKWYDYSAAKDDMFKFTDTKLSPWYVVDANDKKRARLNCISHILEHIPYEHEPKNKIKLPPLQSKKSYRKSRVLDKIFVPEKY